One Hordeum vulgare subsp. vulgare chromosome 4H, MorexV3_pseudomolecules_assembly, whole genome shotgun sequence DNA window includes the following coding sequences:
- the LOC123451000 gene encoding holotricin-3-like → MAMTARAAALLLLLGLACNAALAARDVVGGAAQVKAKAKAGKKPAKPYVPPATKPPGTGVVGGGGGGMPAIPGFGSIPGFNVPGMGGGWGGGYGGPDGGYARGGVAASTTVCSEKGPCYKKKLTCPKKCFSSYSGAGKGYGGGGGGGGCTVDCKTKCVAYC, encoded by the coding sequence ATGGCCATGACGGCCCGCGCCGCCGCGCTCCTGCTGCTGCTCGGCCTCGCGTGCAACGCCGCCCTGGCCGCGCGCGACGTCGTCGGCGGCGCCGCCCAGGTTAAGGCCAAGGCCAAGGCCGGCAAGAAGCCGGCCAAGCCGTACGTGCCGCCGGCCACCAAGCCCCCCGGGACTGGCGTCgtcggcggaggcggaggcgggatGCCTGCCATCCCGGGCTTCGGCAGCATCCCGGGGTTCAACGTGCCCGGGATGGGGGGCGGGTGGGGCGGGGGCTACGGCGGGCCGGACGGCGGGTACGCGCGCGGCGGCGTGGCGGCCTCCACCACGGTCTGCTCCGAGAAGGGCCCCTGCTACAAGAAGAAGCTGACGTGCCCCAAGAAGTGCTTCTCCTCCTACAGCGGCGCCGGCAAGGggtacggcggcggcgggggcggaggCGGGTGCACCGTCGACTGCAAGACCAAGTGCGTCGCCTACTGCTGA
- the LOC123451001 gene encoding VQ motif-containing protein 29-like has translation MEHGEGRHEAALRAVQRAPAKPWRGAGAGAPPPPRVYRVEPRDFRELVQRLTGAGTASASATTAQAPAHAAAAHGRRREAAPAEQFDYSSWFSAPLLSPASMPAGMDAHHGALL, from the coding sequence ATGGAGCACGGCGAGGGGAGGCACGAGGCGGCGCTGAGGGCGGTGCAGAGGGCGCCGGCCAAGCCGTGgcgcggcgccggcgccggcgccccgccgccgcccaggGTGTACCGGGTGGAGCCCCGGGACTTCCGGGAGCTCGTGCAGAGGCTCACCGGCGCCGGcacggcgtcggcgtcggcgacGACGGCGCAGGCGCCGGCTCACGCGGCCGCGGCGcacgggcggcgcagggaggccgccccgGCGGAGCAGTTCGACTACTCGTCGTGGTTCTCCGCGCCGCTGCTCAGCCCCGCGTCCATGCCGGCCGGCATGGACGCCCACCATGGCGCTCTGCTGTAG
- the LOC123450162 gene encoding uncharacterized protein LOC123450162: MATTTLTPTTIASPRPSAPFCGRSGWQRARRPPPPSSGSGHGGCARPLDRVAGWVGGGIAAAFFASLERCSCVTVRTHDDLDDDEQRDSVAPLMLDNDGMDDEGRGRSRRRCRGGSRRNDKGRKSAGGGGGMGCYGDQI; the protein is encoded by the coding sequence ATGGCGACGACGACGCTCACGCCGACCACCATCGCGTCCCCGCGGCCGTCCGCCCCCTTCTGCGGCCGCTCCGGCTGGCAGCGCGCGCGGCGCCCTCCGCCGCCGTCGTCTGGCTCCGGCCACGGCGGCTGCGCGCGGCCGCTGGACCGCGTGGCCGGGTGGGTCGGCGGCGGCATCGCCGCGGCCTTCTTCGCCTCCCTGGAGCGGTGCTCGTGCGTCACCGTCCGCACGcacgacgacctcgacgacgacGAGCAGAGGGACTCCGTGGCGCCGCTCATGCTCGACAACGACGGCATGGACGACGAGGGCAgggggaggagcaggaggaggtgcaGAGGAGGAAGCAGGAGGAACGACAAGGGCAGGAAGagtgccggcggcggcggcggcatgggCTGCTACGGTGATCAAATTTGA
- the LOC123447060 gene encoding thymocyte nuclear protein 1, with protein MVGIPRAFSIPSPQFPANIRSLSPPAIAAALNPHRMPRKAARGVAAASKKVEPTPPAAKKKSTAAAGKKAAPTAAKKAAPAASKYWLLKTEPGEWSWTDQAGAPGGVGPWDGVRNHQAMNNLRAMRRGDRCLFYHSGAGAASRRVVGVVEVAREWYEGEEGEATAGGAVDVRAVGEFQRPVALGEIKKAAAAGEVEGMKDFALIRQARLSVMPVPVAVWDWICETGGGFVEDGEVGDDEASSG; from the coding sequence ATGGTAGGGATTCCCCGCGCATTCTCAATCCCTAGCCCCCAATTTCCCGCCAATATAAGATCCTTGTCTCCTCCGGCGATCGCCGCAGCCCTGAACCCTCACAGGATGCCGAGGAAAGCAGCTCGTGGCGTCGCCGCCGCCAGCAAGAAAGTAGAACCCACCCCGCCCGCCGCCAAAAAGAAATCCACGGCCGCCGCCGGCAAGAAAGCCGCGCCCACCGCCGCCAAGAAAGCAGCGCCCGCCGCAAGCAAGTACTGGCTGCTGAAGACGGAGCCGGGGGAGTGGTCGTGGACCGACCAGGCGGGCGCGCCGGGGGGCGTCGGGCCGTGGGACGGCGTGCGCAACCACCAGGCCATGAACAACCTCCGCGCGATGCGCCGCGGCGACCGCTGCCTCTTCTACCACTCGGGCGCGGGCGCCGCGTCCCGGCGCGTGGTGGGCGTCGTGGAGGTCGCCAGGGAGTggtacgagggagaggagggggaggcgaCGGCCGGCGGCGCCGTGGACGTGCGGGCCGTCGGGGAGTTCCAGAGGCCCGTGGCGCTCGGGGAGATCAAGAAGGCGGCCGCGGCCGGGGAGGTGGAGGGGATGAAGGACTTCGCGCTGATCCGCCAGGCCCGGCTGTCGGTGATGCCCGTGCCGGTGGCGGTCTGGGACTGGATTTGTGAGACGGGTGGTGGCTTTGTGGAAGACGGTGAGGTGGGAGACGACGAAGCTTCTTCTGGTTGA